A single genomic interval of Flavobacterium sp. N2820 harbors:
- a CDS encoding ABC transporter ATP-binding protein: MISTKNIRFSYSKEQEFIFPDLYCEAGSTLLITGDSGKGKTTYLHILAGLFKPAKGEIEIDKKDIVSLSEKATDKFRGKHIGVVFQKSHFIAALTVLENLEMASWLATGKKHTKRAKRLLEQLGIENQASKLPSQLSIGQQQRVSIARALINEPKVLLADEPTSSLDDKNAEKVIELLTSLSKEYKAALLIVTHDSRIKEKFINKITLV; encoded by the coding sequence ATGATAAGCACTAAAAACATTCGATTTTCTTACAGTAAAGAACAGGAATTTATTTTTCCAGATTTGTATTGCGAAGCTGGAAGTACATTATTAATTACTGGCGATTCGGGTAAAGGAAAAACAACCTATCTACATATTTTAGCGGGATTGTTCAAACCAGCTAAAGGCGAAATCGAAATTGATAAGAAGGATATCGTTTCGCTTTCTGAAAAAGCTACGGATAAGTTCAGAGGGAAACATATTGGAGTCGTTTTTCAAAAGTCGCATTTTATAGCAGCTTTGACGGTTTTGGAAAATTTAGAAATGGCAAGTTGGTTGGCAACAGGAAAAAAGCACACCAAACGCGCAAAAAGATTATTAGAACAATTAGGAATCGAAAATCAAGCATCTAAATTGCCATCACAATTGAGTATTGGCCAACAACAACGCGTTTCAATTGCTCGTGCTTTAATAAACGAACCAAAAGTGCTTTTGGCAGATGAACCAACTTCGAGTTTAGATGATAAAAATGCTGAAAAAGTAATCGAATTACTGACTTCTTTATCTAAAGAATATAAAGCTGCTTTATTAATTGTAACGCACGATAGCCGAATTAAAGAAAAATTCATCAATAAAATTACTTTGGTATGA
- a CDS encoding UDP-N-acetylmuramate--L-alanine ligase, translating to MRTHFIAIGGAAMHNLALALHNKGYHVTGSDDAIFEPSKSRLEKKGLLPVQEGWFPEKITSNIEAIILGMHAKADNPELLKAQELGLKIYSYPEFLYEQSKNKTRVVIGGSHGKTTITSMILHVMHYHNIEVDYMVGAQLEGFDTMVHLTENNDFIVLEGDEYLTSPIDLRPKFHLYQPNIALLSGIAWDHINVFPTFDNYVEQFRIFANQITRGGILVYNEEDEAVKSVAEETENQIRKIAYQTPSYTVENGTTLLDTPEGPMPIEVFGAHNLSNLAGAKWICQCMGVDEAEFYEAIASFKGASKRLEKIAESANKVAYKDFAHSPSKVSATTKAVKAQYPDRKLIACLELHTYSSLNAEFLKEYQGALDAADVAVVFYSPDAVKIKRLDEVTYDQIAQSFQREDLIIFTNPTEFKDFLFSKNLDNSALLLMSSGNYGGLNFDEVKGLIN from the coding sequence ATGAGAACACATTTTATAGCCATTGGCGGGGCAGCCATGCACAATTTAGCATTAGCATTACACAATAAAGGATATCATGTAACGGGTAGTGATGACGCCATTTTCGAACCTTCAAAATCGCGTTTAGAGAAAAAAGGATTGTTGCCGGTGCAAGAAGGTTGGTTTCCAGAAAAAATAACAAGCAATATTGAAGCTATTATTTTAGGAATGCACGCTAAAGCTGATAATCCAGAATTATTAAAAGCACAAGAACTAGGTTTGAAAATTTATTCGTATCCTGAATTTTTATACGAACAATCGAAAAATAAAACCCGAGTAGTTATTGGTGGTTCGCATGGAAAAACTACAATTACTTCGATGATTTTACACGTAATGCATTATCACAATATCGAAGTAGATTATATGGTAGGAGCACAGTTGGAAGGTTTCGATACGATGGTACATTTAACCGAAAACAACGATTTTATCGTATTAGAAGGCGATGAATATTTAACTTCACCCATCGATTTGCGACCAAAATTCCACTTGTACCAACCGAATATTGCTTTGTTATCAGGAATTGCTTGGGATCATATTAATGTGTTTCCAACGTTTGATAATTATGTTGAACAATTCAGAATTTTTGCCAATCAAATCACGCGTGGCGGAATTTTAGTTTACAATGAAGAAGACGAAGCAGTAAAATCAGTAGCAGAAGAAACTGAAAATCAAATTCGAAAAATTGCCTACCAAACACCAAGTTACACCGTTGAAAACGGAACAACTTTATTAGATACACCAGAAGGACCAATGCCAATTGAAGTTTTTGGGGCACACAATCTAAGCAATTTAGCCGGCGCCAAATGGATTTGCCAATGCATGGGTGTTGACGAAGCCGAATTTTACGAAGCCATTGCCAGTTTCAAAGGTGCTTCAAAACGATTAGAAAAAATAGCCGAGAGTGCTAATAAAGTCGCGTATAAAGATTTTGCGCATTCGCCAAGTAAAGTTTCAGCCACTACAAAGGCCGTAAAAGCACAATATCCAGATAGAAAATTAATAGCTTGTTTAGAATTGCACACGTATAGCAGTTTAAATGCCGAATTCTTAAAAGAATACCAAGGAGCATTAGACGCAGCGGATGTTGCCGTAGTTTTCTATTCGCCCGATGCCGTAAAAATCAAACGTTTGGATGAAGTAACGTATGACCAAATCGCACAATCATTCCAAAGGGAAGATTTAATTATTTTCACCAATCCAACCGAATTCAAAGATTTTTTATTCAGCAAAAATTTAGATAATTCCGCTTTATTATTAATGAGTTCAGGAAATTACGGAGGATTGAATTTTGATGAGGTGAAAGGGTTAATCAATTAG
- the radC gene encoding RadC family protein: MYTPINQWAEDDRPREKFLLKGKSTLSDSELLAILIGSGSRNESAVQLCQHILASAENNLNTLGKISVAQLMKFKGIGEAKAISIAAALELGRRRRAEDAIDLKKITSSKAVFNIMQPIIGELPHEEFWVLYLNNSNKVIYKAQLSKGGITGTVVDIRLVFKIAFEQNATGLILSHNHPSGKLIASEADLKITKRIKEAGQTLEIQVLDHIIITENGYLSFQDEGIF; encoded by the coding sequence ATGTACACGCCAATCAATCAATGGGCCGAAGACGATCGCCCACGTGAAAAATTTCTTCTTAAAGGTAAATCTACCTTATCCGATTCCGAATTATTAGCTATTTTAATTGGTTCTGGTTCTCGAAATGAGAGTGCCGTGCAATTGTGCCAACATATTTTAGCTTCCGCCGAAAACAATCTGAATACTTTAGGGAAAATTTCGGTTGCCCAACTCATGAAATTTAAAGGAATTGGAGAAGCAAAAGCCATTTCCATCGCCGCAGCATTAGAATTAGGAAGAAGACGCAGAGCAGAAGACGCTATCGATCTCAAAAAGATTACCTCTAGCAAAGCAGTTTTTAATATTATGCAACCTATAATTGGTGAATTGCCTCACGAAGAATTTTGGGTATTGTATCTTAATAATTCCAATAAAGTTATTTATAAAGCCCAGCTTTCAAAAGGAGGAATCACAGGAACTGTTGTGGATATTCGCTTGGTTTTTAAAATTGCTTTTGAACAAAATGCAACGGGATTAATTCTTTCGCACAATCACCCTTCAGGAAAATTAATAGCTAGTGAAGCCGATTTAAAAATCACCAAACGAATCAAAGAAGCTGGGCAAACATTAGAAATTCAGGTTTTAGACCATATTATTATTACCGAAAACGGCTATTTGAGTTTTCAGGATGAAGGAATTTTTTAA
- a CDS encoding DUF1287 domain-containing protein, translated as MKLILPLLLICFSFGCKKSEKITENISESKPTTQLIENPIDFYEKLSNAAISIINPDVVYTPSYVSIKYPNGDVPAKTGVCNDVVIRAYRKLGIDLQKKVHEDMKTNFSKYPKTWGLKTTDKNIDHRRVPNLEVFFARKGKTLSITKNTSDYKTGDIVTWLLAGDAIPHVGIVTHIKSNNGNPMIVHNVGSGQVLEDCLLSWKIVGHYKYSN; from the coding sequence ATGAAACTAATTCTTCCATTACTATTAATCTGTTTTTCTTTTGGATGCAAGAAATCTGAAAAAATTACAGAAAATATATCTGAATCAAAACCAACAACTCAACTCATAGAAAACCCAATCGATTTTTATGAAAAACTATCCAATGCAGCGATTTCGATAATTAATCCTGATGTAGTTTATACGCCTTCTTATGTTAGTATAAAATATCCAAATGGGGATGTTCCTGCAAAAACAGGTGTTTGTAACGATGTTGTGATTCGTGCGTATCGAAAATTAGGGATTGATTTGCAAAAAAAAGTTCACGAAGACATGAAAACAAATTTTTCAAAATACCCTAAAACTTGGGGTTTAAAAACTACTGATAAAAATATCGACCACAGAAGAGTGCCTAATTTAGAAGTTTTCTTTGCTCGAAAAGGAAAAACTTTATCCATTACAAAAAATACAAGCGATTACAAAACAGGCGATATAGTTACCTGGCTTTTAGCTGGTGATGCTATTCCTCATGTTGGTATTGTAACGCACATAAAATCAAACAATGGCAACCCAATGATTGTGCATAACGTGGGAAGTGGACAAGTTTTAGAAGACTGTTTGTTGAGTTGGAAAATTGTGGGGCATTATAAATACAGCAATTAG
- a CDS encoding tetratricopeptide repeat protein, with translation MKIIQLFLILLSFSAFSQSNFEKAEKLYAQKKYYDAEKVFKEHLKTQPNHAKTLEYLGDIAGHQKKWDEAIIHYKKLKNSFPKAANYWYKYGGALGMKAKESNKFKALGMIDEVEESFLTAAKLDAKHVETRWALVMLYIELPAIIGGSEKKAQKYATELMTLSKVDGYLAKGYIDVYFSRYTNAEVNYKKAHEIGNSKTTFEKLYDLYLNKLKDKSKANKLKLEFENK, from the coding sequence ATGAAAATTATTCAATTGTTTTTAATTTTACTTTCTTTTTCAGCTTTTTCTCAATCAAATTTTGAAAAAGCGGAAAAACTTTATGCGCAAAAAAAATATTACGATGCTGAAAAAGTTTTTAAAGAACATTTAAAAACCCAACCCAATCATGCTAAAACACTTGAATATCTTGGAGATATTGCCGGTCATCAAAAGAAATGGGATGAAGCGATTATTCATTATAAAAAGTTGAAAAATAGTTTTCCAAAAGCAGCGAACTATTGGTATAAATATGGTGGTGCTCTTGGTATGAAAGCCAAAGAATCTAATAAATTCAAGGCTTTAGGAATGATTGATGAAGTTGAAGAATCATTTTTAACTGCCGCTAAATTAGATGCAAAGCATGTCGAAACACGTTGGGCGTTAGTAATGTTATACATTGAGTTACCCGCAATTATTGGTGGTAGTGAAAAGAAAGCACAAAAATATGCCACTGAGTTAATGACACTTTCAAAAGTCGATGGGTACTTAGCAAAAGGGTATATTGATGTATATTTTAGCCGCTATACAAATGCAGAAGTCAACTACAAAAAAGCACACGAAATTGGCAATTCAAAAACCACCTTCGAAAAATTATATGACTTATATTTGAACAAGTTGAAAGACAAATCAAAAGCAAATAAGTTAAAACTAGAATTTGAAAATAAATAG